Part of the Mytilus edulis chromosome 9, xbMytEdul2.2, whole genome shotgun sequence genome, TAAACATTAATGACTCCTGGCTTAGGAAACAGATGGATCAGATTAGCCTAGCCTTCtattaaaagtatatatacatgtagataatacAGCCTTATAGGTTATAATTTttgcttttttaaaattaaatcataataggTGTTGGTGTCAAATCAGTCATGTATTTGTCAGTAGTCATTATAACagacatatatgtatattgatataacaaaTCCAAATGATAAATGTTTAGGTTAATTTCTTTGAAGTTCCTCTTCTCTAACACAGGTGCATGTAACGACTTGATATTATGtagtttttattctattgtcGAAAAAATGAAAGGTGGTGTGTCAGTGAGGTTGACCTTTTGTagtagtacatttgtacatgcataATATTGTTACGGGACGGGGTGTCCCATAAATAAAGGTTATTTATATAAGGTTAACACACTGGTTACTATATTTCTGGTAAATTCTGATATAGAGCTGTCAACTCTGGTGCCGAGTTACAAACTAAGTTATACTGGTAGCGTAGCTGGTAATATGGTCAAGACTATGGTAGTGTAGCAGGCAAAACAGTTAAGGCACTGGTCTAAATATGGTAGCACAGAAACTCGATCATACATGTACAACAGATAACAAGATTAATAAAGCTTCAcaatttattatatacaaaacattcaataTTATTCCAAGTATAAAGCACATGAAAACCCAACAgaacacttaataaaatatacagaGACCCCCCTTTTCGGTACGTTAATCGTTTGTCAACATCGTAGTAAACGTAGTAAAACATTTAGGTCAATTATGGTTTGGTCCATTTATTCAATGGGGATGCATACAATAGCAAGGTACATGCATTGCATCGACTGCGGCACTTTTGGTTTGCCTTGGTAAGTTCCTTGGTATCAGGAGTGACTGCCCTGGTAGCGGGACGCAGTCTATCTGAAGACTGTTGTGCACTTGCTTTTATATCTCTGTCCCACCCATGTCTCGTGCCCCTATGGAGATGGTGGGCAAATTCCGTTATGCTGATTGGATGCTGATCTCAGGTCATTAGGTCACTGACGTCAATAAACATAGTGATGCAAATGGCGGCGATCGGAATGTTGACATTCTGTCGAGTCGGGAAATGGACAAACGGGACTTATCTAAGCTTACTCTTAGCATGTATGGGCCCCGGTTACAATATATATGCCTAACGCTAATAAAATAATAAGGTAATAAAGCGGGAACGTGTGAAATAAGGGTAAACAGAAGGTGGGAACCGTCGTTCAGTCGGGGAACCCCCCATGGTCAAACAGTGAAGACGAACTCATTATTCCCAGAGACCTTACTAacaatatttacatacaataACAATAAAAGTATATACAATGTTCATCAAATGTCTTTGTGTACGCGTTGGCTAACAGTAAACGACGAACACGAAAATAGAATAGAGTGTTTACTGAGTAGCCTGAAATAGTTGTATGTACTAACCTACAGCTTATACCCTAAACCGTAACAATATGTCTTTGCTTTTAGTACCTCATTTTACTTAATACATGCTTTGGTTATGATGAATCAAAGAAAAGGAAGtggtattttattttaatgagaagtgtaatttaattttacaatgatgGCACATGTATgaggttatttatttttgaaaacctTCAAAGGAGTAGTTCTAGTAATATCCCTTTTTGGACCCAAAAtacagcagttttacaaaattgttaaaatgtaaacttttagctatttatttgaaagtagaatgcttttgctacataaatatgggctgttgttgacaatacaatgcacatataccgggtactagcatcattaagtcatggtAAACTACAGAAATCgtcataattttagcattttagttaaattttaaacggtttccatgttcattcttaatattgaaacgtaagttgtatttgatgataatacagaagttatataaaggttgaggatgaacatggatgcggccactttcatttttaacaaaaatcatcttaaaagtgacatttttttgcatatttaataaatttttccaatttatgaaaattagagcagttttaatgactaaatcagttaaaatctttcacataaactaattgaatcaactaaaatagacactcaagtgttcaaaaagtgtacaaaatctttcatcagattaacctaaaatttgaggccaaaatcgatccttaccggaccttctccttttaaCTTACATGatccatatattttgtttttctcataaatttgaattttgatttattaaGAAATCGAATCAAGCAAGATGGTACTCCAATTTCATTAATGGTTACACAGTTACAAGAACAAAGTATAGACACAAAAATGCTACAAGGTAAAAGGTGAATCTGCCTTTCTCCCTAACAATTAGGTTATTAAAACTTTTAGGACCTTTAAATACATCAAgacataaaaagaaattaaaaaatttaatcatcaactacatgtataaagcttCACTATATTCCTGGATATAGGAAATTATTGTAAAGAATTAGAAAATGCAGCTATGATCTTTATTACCTCTTGTAGAAGTGAGCTCCGTTTTAATAATGTAAATTTCACTGGATATTTATATCTGTCTGACATTTGGATCATACCTTTAAAACAAAAGATtgctttttgaaataaatttgaattgatatgttATTTGCAGTGGAGGAAGAAACAATAAAACCTTCAAACCAAAGAAGAATATACCCGAGGGTAGCCATCAGTATGACTTGATGAAACATGCTGCTGCCACATTGGGAAGTGGCAATCTTAGGCAGGCGGTGGTATTACCTGAAGGAGAAGATCTAAATGAATGGGTGGCTGTAAACAGTGAGTATTTAATTAGTGGCAATTTAACTTATGTCATTGAAGAGAGGGAGAGACAGATAATGTCTCTGATCATTGGATGCATGctattaagggagctaccatttgatttttattggggggctaggatgaaatttgaaaaaaaataggcaggacaggagttttgagtaaaaaaaaagggcaGGATGAGatacttgcaaaaaaaaaagtcaagacgacaatttaggtaaaaaaaagtcaggataaactaaaaaaaaaaaggcaggaccgaacagagtgaaaaataaaaaggcaggacagagattacagctaaaaaaaaatgcaggacaacatttttcatcctaaaACGTCTTAAAACGGCATGATGATGAATTTTAAGAAGAATATCATGGCAAAACTtggaaaataagaaaaacatctTATTtatgttaacatatttaaacaataaaGTACATATATTTCCGTTGTATGTGTCATATGACTCATTGGTTTGGGAAGGATTTATATACTTATAAACAGGAAATTACACtggatttataataaatatagatTTAACTAAGTACAATACTATATTTATTCTCATTTACAAATAATTGTATCTACTTACATATGTAGCTTTAAATGGCTTGTCCAATCAGAATCGTCCACTAATTCAACAGCCTTATTCTGACTTTGTTAATAAATTAATTTAGCTTGTTTTTTCTATGAATTCTTCAGTAATTGCTAGATattgaaatgacattttgatATTTGACAATTTTACATCAAAGGAGGAATTTGTTATCAGTTAGTCTGGGTCTTGTAGAAAAAAGCTATGTGTCTTGGTCCATTTGAACATCTCTGCCCCTGTTGAAATGGAATTTTTGGAACCATTATTCTTCTCTGACAAGTTGTTTGAACATATTTACTTGTCCATGGCAAGAAGCTGGAATATATTTACTTGAAGTTGTCCCTGACATGTAGTTGGAACATAATTAATTActtgtgaaacatttaaaaagacATCATcagttaatattttttctttttaatgatttctgtttttatatttttagctGTAGACTTCTTTAACCAGATAAATATGTTATATGGTACTATAACTGAGTTCTGTACTGAAGAGACTTGTCCTGTGATGTCAGCTGGACCGAAATATGAGTACCACTGGGCCGATGGTCAGACTGTGAAGAAACCTATCAAATGTTCAGCACCAAAGTATATAGACTATCTCATGTCGTGGGTACAAGATCAGTTAGACGAAGAATCACTCTTTCCTTCCAAAATTGGTAGGTTGCTCTCAGATATCTAAGATTTgacatgtttacttttataaaatttacattaGTCATATAAGTTATTACAGTAACCACATATTAAAGTATCCACATagtgattaaattttaaaaatctatctTAATAGTGATTTATCATAGTGAATGTTTGGCATGATAATATATTATTAGACAAGTCATCAATCATTTattcttttttgtcttttcaaaatcaagGGGCATGAAACAATTTGTAAATCCTCTGTTCAACTTCTCTCCTGGTTTAGTCTTACTGATACACACAAATTGTTTTCAGTTGATAGACataattgtatatttacaggtGTGCCATTTCCCAAGAATTTTCTAGCTATAGCCAAGACAATATTAAAAAGACTATTCAGAGTTTATGCACATATATATCATCAACACTTTAAAGAAGTGGTACAGCTCAGTGAAGAAGCTCATCTAAACACGTCCTTCAAACATTTCATTTTCTTTGTCCAAGAGTTTAACTTGATTGAGAAGAGAGAGTTAGCCCCCCTACAAGAGCTTATCGACAAGCTGACAAGCAAGGACAGATGAAGGTCATAGAAGAAATACCAAAAACTAGTCTTACTGTATACTATTTctgtcatttatatatatctaCACATCGGTTTTAAAGTAGCATTTCAGTCttttgtgtaaaaatatgcagAACAATGAGTTTTAGATAGCacaatcaaaatataaatagttCGTCTTTGAAAGATTATTTATCTTTGAATATAGATACTTTCTGTAAGGATAATTTTAATTCGTTGATTTAGATGTATAAATGCATTTTTACAGATACCCTAGTAATGGCCAAATTGTAAGAACATTTTTCCTCcattattttgtagatgtatacaATTACTAACATAAGAAGAAATGCTGTTTTAAAATTGCAAAGCTCTGTCTCTGTATTGTTATGTTTTTCTATAGAACTGATCTAAACCTTCAGTTTCAAcatgttttgttatatatgtattcAACGTATATCggttaaaatatttataagatattatttaattataatgtttCTATGATACCATACAATTATATAAACACAgtatttttccttttttagaaaaataatttcCATAAAACAAATTTCTTAATTTCAAAAGTTAGAGGTTATTTTACTTTAACATGGTAAAGACTAGGGTTATCTAATAAAACAATGACCTTTTGAAACAAGCTTTACAAAGATAAGATAGAGGCAGATAAACAAAAGCGGTTTGTAAGCAAAGAAAAGGCTGTTCAGAGGAATTTTTCAATCTAAGAAAAGGGGTCTTAATGATTGACATAGATAGGAAATTTGCATACTATCTTGTATAAAAGTGCTTTTTGCTTGAATAATTAATCATGAACTAAAAGTGAGATTGGTATATTTCCAAGTTCTGATCATATGTTGCCATTATTTTAGTATTTCTGTGGTgcaaaatcatttaatttattgaCTACTTATGTATATTTATGTCCATCCAAGCTCACATATCTACTTCTGTTAACTTTACATAGGATTGCATGCATTTATCATTGGGATTGTTgctcaaaaacaaaaatacaagggTTAGTTGTTGCTATTTCAGGAATTGCTACATCCAAGTGATGCAGCCAAAATACTAAATAGGAATTTTTATATTTGTGAAACTTATCCTGTCATAATTTTCTCAATAATAATAACATCACAAAAATCCTGAATTAACAGTATGTCAACACCTTTGATACGAACACCTTATCAATAGGAATAAAAAAGTACAAGtatagttatacatgtagtatcattTCAGTTGTATGAGGGGCTAAATGGGGTTtacagaacagaaaaaaaagaagagaaaagaacaaaaaaagctaaaaaataaagaaaagataatAATGTGGtcgttaaaatataaagaatatagaataatgggccatacatataaagaatagagaaaagagaaaaatgacCTAAtgacccccatccagaccctttTGTATACTTTTAATTGTAACACTCCGTCTCCTCAGATGTGCTCAATTGTGATCATTTGTTTGATTCACATTTCTATGACATTTTCTCTTATCTCTTGATCAGAATAACTTCATTGAGTAGGATAGTGAAATCGCTTACATATTATAGATGTAAATTTTGTTGCATTGAATCATTGTGACTATGGAATACAGAGGGTAGATATAGGGACCACTGGGTATATTTTATCATAACTGTAAAATATAATGCTATGAGTAACAAATGTACTACCTCGTGATtatatcaaaaattaaaagttctaAATCGGTGGCAAATATTGACAAGTGGTGGGGAAAAAATAACATCCTTCACATATCAGAGATATATTAAGataatattaaataaagttttattgtGCTAAGCTCCCCACTTGAGCGTGAGTCTCTCAAAATTTCATTAAATGAACAAGATTAAACAAATAAACTGTACTATGAAAATATCTGTTAAATAATGATGAAACATTACAGAGACTGTTTAATATGTTATAATCATTCAAATACTAGATTTTTTTCTGGGGACTTTTGTGAATAGAAATAGCTTGAAAGTGATATGATATTTTAGTGAatgtgtacatattttttttcttcagaatacTGCTGTTTAAAATAACAAGTTACTTTCAACTTTTGCCAAAGTAATTGCAACAAAGAAAGAGCTAaaaatttaaggaaaaagatTCTGCAAATATAAAGTTTTGTCGAAATGGAAATCTTTAAAATCAAACAGATAATGGTACACCTACATTTTATTGGATAATTTTACTGAATTTATGAAATGCAATgtaataaacttttattattttattaaataaaaatttattacgGTTATATAGTTTAACGATTATTGAATCAATTTTTGATAACTCTGTAGAACAGATTGTCTTGTCCAGATAGTACCTCACAGAATAAGTTGTCAAAGAACGTTTGTAGATGATGAATAGAGGATTTCACTAGGGAATTTCTATACTAGTACAGGAAGTCCCTGATTTCACTaataagatctaaaaataaatttttcagAACAGTTTTGATATCCATTTCTGCATATGGAACAGCAAAATCATAAGAGAAAATCAAACCTACataattaaatcataaaaagatTATTTATTCATAATGACCATTCCATGTTTATTTCATTATGTTTTATTTCACTTCTGAAGAGTGTTACAAAATCTTTGTAATGTAGGGAAGCTTTAACTGTAGTTATGTTTTTTCAGGTTTTTATTTCCAGGTAATAAATGAACAAAGTAAAAACATATAttctttttcaaattgtttatttttttaaattttagtctaTTTGcttggctttttttttataaactgacCATTCATCagccatatatatttttattttgaatgatttatttttacttgAAGATTGAGTGCAGATTTCAGCACAAAATTACTTGATGCTTAAAAATTTGATATTGTATCACTTTCTTATCATTTCAAACTTAAActcttatatgtatatattcatatatatgagcagtaaatatatagatataacatCTGATTATGATAAGtatgatttgaatttttatagAATTTACTTTTTGTTAACAACTATGGTGGCAATGGTTTCTAAAAAGTAACTTTCTTAAGGAAATGAAAGAATATAACAATTCTCTGTGGCATACGTCTTAGCCAATGGGAAAAACTTATTACTTATTATTTATAAAAGCCTATACCTCCATTTCATAAGAAATGAAGAAAGGTTATAAGCTTGTGAcaattatgatttaaattttagtatttttattgGATTTCCATTATTTGAAGAGGCCAAAAGATTTGTTCAAGTGTGATATGCTTTCTATATGATCTTACTGGGTCATGGTCAAGTGCTTGCAATTCTCAGATATCAATTTATGTGTATCTAAAGTATcgacaaaattatataaaaattaggGCCATCACAAAAAAGTTTAGACTGAAATGAAATGAAGGCCCATTTCAAACGTAGagttgaaaaatgaaaacatggAGAACTAGCCTGCATTTCACAGAAGTTTGTACAATTTATTACCAGTCATTAACAAACTACACAAATGTATTCAAAATATTACTGGTCCTAAAATAGTTTAAAACATTTATGTAATGTAGGCCTGGGACTATGGTTACAAAACTCAGTATAGTACAAAATTTTATTTGGTGGAATTATGAGTGAGTACTATAACCATAGTCCAAAGTTTTATGACTACAATGGCCAGAAGACCATTGTTTGATGTATACATTTAAATCCAATATAAATTAGCATGTGTTTGTATGTGTGTGTGATTATTGATAAAGATGTATAATATTATGTTATATGATTTGTTATGATTTAAGTTAAGGTACAACCTTCATCAatgtcatttatttcattttatagcATAGACACAAGTTTTACCATGTTATTATGAATAAACATTCATTTATAGTTCTTTTGTTTCATTTGCCAGGCATAGTTCACATTTTAATCTTGATTACGGGTACTCTGTATGAATTATATGAGGGCTAAAAAGCATGGCAACTTCAGGAAGACACGTTGAACTCACTTCTATaagtcaatgtacagccttcaacaatgagcaaaaacctgTACAACATAGTCAGCAGTGGGTGTACTATAGTACATGTTAAAAagacaacaaataaacaaatactgaAGTCATTATACATTCTTAACTGATTGACAAGCAATCTGATAAAATATAGATAATGTGAGGTCTGAGATCCTCTGATTTTGTTTTCATGATACTCACCTTCAAAAAAATTGCAGGCAGGAATTTCACTGACTGATGTCATAGCTACAGAGACAAATTCTGAATGTCTAAGAAATACCTAGATCCTTACTTGTATTTTATTATCTCCATGTGATACTAGAGCTGAAAAGGTAAATGCCATGTAAATATCTATAAAATCACACTAAAATTTCTTACACTAGTAGTGTGCCACAGATGTCTGTTAAAAGATCATCCATAGAGAGTAGAGGAAATTAATGCTAGATATGTAACATCTCCTGCTAGttatttacagctcttctataaaagcatgcaaaacaaactTTACATGCTTTTGTAAAAGAGCTGTAACTGGACCTGGACCAAATTGGTCGCTTCTGTCATCAGTTGATGTCTGAAATCTTCTGTATAATTTGCTGGACCTTTAAGACTGTCACAACTTGTCCTGTTCCATATTGGTGGCATCGTAAtactattgtatttgttctgtcaCAAGTCTTACAGCTGGTTTGCACTGTAATTTCAGATGATTTAAAAGTATCAAGCTCATAATCTAACAAAAAGAGTACTAATGCTTAAAAGTAGATGCTGTATTCTTCATATTAAGATAGTAACCAAACGACTTTTAACACAACCAAAAGATAAGTAGATTGCATTTATTTAGGTAGCCAGGTGAAATTAAATAGTTTTTGCTCACAATTGATTTTCTCTAAGTTTTATGGGACATGATATGCGGTTATGAATCAAACACTCAACAATGACAGTCGTTGTTCCTGTCCTTATTGCCTACATGTACCTGTATGGGACTAATTTTTTGGGGGAATTAATATATAAAGACATGCAAatcaaaagaggggcgaaagataccagagggacagtcaaactcgtgaattgaaaataaaaatctagaggctctcaagagcctgtgtcgctcaccttggtcgatgtgcatattaaacaatggacaccgatacattcatgacaaaattgtgtttggtGATCAttatgtgtttgtagatcttactttactggacattcttcttgctacaattatctctatctataatgaacttggcccagtaattacagtggaaaaaatattctaaaaatttaccaaaattatgaaaattgttaaaaaatgactataaagggcaataactccttaaggggtaaactgacaattttggtcatgttgacttatttgtagatcttactttgctgatcattatttctgtttacagtttatctctatctattataatattcaagataataaccaaaaactgcaaaatttccttaaaattactaattctggggcagcaacccaacaacaggttgtctgttttgtctgaaaatttcagggcagatagatcttgacctgataaacaatttatctcctgtcagatttgctcttaatgttttggtttcagagatataaaccaaattCTACATTTCGCCACTAtgggtgcaatttttttttctatgacgtcatattttgagggaccatgtataagtgacccttagtggtggactgattaataaagatacctgtataaaactagatatcactggaatcagaatgttctctagtttataatggaataaactagaggctctaaagagcctgtgtcgctcaccttggtctatgtgcatattaaacaaaggacacaaatggattcatgacaaaattgtattttggtgatggtgatgtgtttgaagttcttactttactgaacgattttgcttcttacaattatatctataatgaactttgcccattagtaacagagaactatatttggtaaaaatttacatatatttaccaaatcaatgaaaattgttaaaaattgactataaagggcaataactccttaaggggtcaattgaccatttaagtcatgttgacttatttgtagatcttactttgctgaacattattgctgtttacagtttatcgctatctataatagtattcaagataaccaaaaacggcaaaatttctttaaaaattaccaattggagggcagcaacccaacaaccagttgtccaattcatctgaaaaattcagggcagatagatattgacttgattaacaatttaacttcttgtcagatttgctctagatgctttgaattcatagttataagccaaaaactgcattttacccctatgttctatttttagccgtggcggccat contains:
- the LOC139489466 gene encoding MOB kinase activator 1B; protein product: MSFFFGGRNNKTFKPKKNIPEGSHQYDLMKHAAATLGSGNLRQAVVLPEGEDLNEWVAVNTVDFFNQINMLYGTITEFCTEETCPVMSAGPKYEYHWADGQTVKKPIKCSAPKYIDYLMSWVQDQLDEESLFPSKIGVPFPKNFLAIAKTILKRLFRVYAHIYHQHFKEVVQLSEEAHLNTSFKHFIFFVQEFNLIEKRELAPLQELIDKLTSKDR